The genomic stretch GAGTACCACCGCTCCACCTCCTGAAGACTGGCTGCTTGAGGTCAACAATCTGTCGTGTGGCTACGGCGGCGATTCCGTGGTCAAGGATGTCAGCTTTGCCTTGAGCCATGGCGACATTGGCTGCCTGCTGGGTCCCAGTGGCTGCGGCAAAAGCACCATCCTGCGGGCCCTGGCGGGGTTTCTGCCATTAACGGGGGGGGAGATCCGCCTTGAGTCCCAGGCCATCAGTCTGCCCGGCCGCACCCTGCCGCCGGAGAAGCGCCGAATCGGCATGGTGTTCCAGGACTACGCCCTGTTCCCGCACCTGACCATTGCCGACAACGTTGGTTTCGGGCTGCGTAATATGGCCAAGGCCGAGAGGCGGCAGAAAGTCATGGAACTGCTCAATGTGGTTCACCTCCAGGATCTCGCGGACAACTATCCGCATGAACTGTCCGGTGGCCAGCAGCAACGGGTTGCACTGGCACGTGCGCTGGCCCCCGAGCCCACCCTGATCCTGCTGGATGAGCCGTTTTCCAACCTCGATGCCGATCTGCGCCGGCGCCTGAGCCTGGATGTTCGTGAAATCCTCAAGACACTGGGCATCAGCGCTATCCTGGTGACCCACGATCAGCAGGAAGCCTTCGCCATGTGTGATCAGGTGGCGGTGTTGCGGGACGGCCGGATCCAGCAGTGGGACGTGCCGTACAATCTGTATCATGAGCCTGCCAACCGCTTCGTCGCCAGTTTCGTCGGCCAGGGCGGCTTCATTCCGGGCAAGGCCCTGGGGCCGGACACCATCGACTCGGAACTGGGCGTCATCCACGGCAACCGCGCCTACAGGTGGTCACCGGGCACCCTTCTGGATGTGCTGATACGGCCCGATGATATCGTCCACGACCCGGACTCGGATCTGCAGCCCAAGGTGGTCGAGAAAACCTTCGCAGGCACGTCCACCCTCTACCGGTTCCGCTGTTCCGAAGACACCGAGTTCGAAGCCCTGTTCCGGAGCCATCTGGATTTCCATCTGGGCGAGCATGTCCCGGTGCGCGTGGAGGCGGACCACCTGATCGCGTTCGAGCGCACCGCCTGAACCAGCGTCAGTTGTTACAGACCCGCTCCACGGCATCAAGCCAGCCGGCATAGAGCGATTCGCGCAGGGCTGGCCGCATGCCGGGGCGGAACCGGCGTTCACACGCCCAGAGCCCGGATATCTGCTCAAGACTATCGAATACGCCGGTCTGCAGCCCGGCGAGGTAGGCGGCCCCGAGCGCCGTGGTCTCTGTTACCTTCGGCCGGTCAACGGTGACATTCAGAATGTCCGCCAGAAACTGCATCAGCCAGTCGTTCACCACCATACCGCCATCCACCCGCAGGGTCTCAAGCCGCGCGCCGTCGTTCTGGATGGCGCGCACCAGGTCCTTGGTCTGGTAACACACCGATTGCAGACCCGCCGTGACGATCTCGCCAATCCCCGTATCCCGGGTCAGGCCCATGATGGCCCCGCGGGCATGAGGGTCCCAGTGCGGCGCACCCAGGCCGGTAAATGCGGGCACCAGATAAACCGGGTTCTCCACCCCAACGGCCTCTGCATGCGCCGCAGACTCATTAGCGTGCGCGATCAGCTTCAGCCCGTCTCGCAGCCATTGCATGGCGGCCCCGGCAACAAAAATACTGCCCTCCACCGCATAACAGGGTTTGCCATTCAGGCGGTAGGCCATGGTCGTCAGCAACCGATTCTCGGAACGAACCGCCTGATCCCCGGTGTTGAGCATCAGAAAGCATCCGGTACCGTAGGTGCTCTTGGCCATGCCCGGACTGAAACAGGCCTGGCCCACCAGGGCGGCGTGCTGGTCGCCGGCAATGCCCGCAATAATGACGGGGCTGCCCAGCCACCGGGATTCCGAAGTGCCGTAATCCGCCGCACTGTCCAGCACCTCCGGCAACAGGGCGCGGGGCACACGGAACAGGGCCAGAAGTTCGTCGTCCCAGTCCTGCGTGTGAATATTGAAAAGCGCCGTGCGTGAGGCATTGGTAGCGTCGGTGCGATGGGACTTGCCGTCGGTAAGGTTCCACAACAGCCAGCTGTCCACTGTGCCGAACGCCAGTTCGCCGGATTCTGCCCGGGCTCGGGCGCCGTCTACGTTATCCAGAATCCAGGCAATCTTGGTGGCGGAGAAATAGGGATCTATCAGCAGGCCGGTGCGCTCGACAACGCTGTCTTCGTGCCCGTCGGACTTGAGCTTGGTGCACCAGGAGGCGGTGCGACGATCCTGCCAGACAATGGCATGGTAGATCGGCTCTCCGGTGGCGCGATCCCAGATGACGGTAGTTTCCCGCTGGTTGGTGATACCAATGCCGGCCAGATCACTGGCTTTGATACCGGCCTTGCCCAGGGCACTCCGACAGACGGCCAGACTGCTGTCCCAGATCTCCCGGGCATCGTGCTCAACCCAGCCGTCTTTGGGGAAATATTGATGGAACTCCTGCTGGTCGGCAGCAACACTGGTGCCCATCTGGTCAAAAACAATGGCACGGGAACTGGTTGTACCCTGATCAATCGCAAGAAGATAGCGGGTCATGGACGGCCTCCTTTTGTTTTCCCGATTCTAGCAGCAGTGCAGCCGGGAAAGAGTGACCAATCCTGAATTTGATGGCGGGCAAACAAAAAAAAGGCCGGAAAACCGGCCTTCAAATGACGAATGAAACAAGGAAAGTTCGTAAGAACTACAACCTCAAAAGTCATCCCTTACGCTTTGAATTATCGGTGGGGATGCCGGAAACTTCAGTAGTGCTTGTGTAGCGGCTTTGTTACATCAGGTGAGGCAATGAGGACTGATTCACACAACGGCTTCCAAAGACTTCTTTCGCGGCCAGACCAGACTGAATCTGGCACCGCCCAGGGTGTCGCTCCTGCCGACGAAAGCCTGGCCGCCATGCCAGTAGAGTATCCGCCGGACGATGGACAAACCGAGGCCGTAGCCGCCTGACGTGCGGGTCCGGCTGTCGTCCAGCCGGGCAAAGGCGGTAAACACCTTTTCCCAGTCCTGCTCCGGAATACCCGGGCCGTCGTCTTCCACGTCGATCCGGCAATTGTCTTCGTCAAAATGACAATTTACGACAACCCTGCCTTCGGCATAGCGGCCTGCGTTCCCTACGAGATTCTGGATCGCCCGATGCAGATAGCGCGGCTCCACATCGGACAGCGCCCAGGTTTCGGAGGCATCTTCGATCTTGCCTTCGATGCTCAACTGGGGCCTTATCAACTGTTGCTCCGCCACGACCTGACGAACAATATCAGTCACCGAGCATTCCTGGAGGGAGAACACCGGTCCGCCCTGCTCGAGCCTGGCGTATGTGAGAATCTCATCAATCAGCTCATCGAGTTCCTGGATATCCCCGTCAATCCCGTCCAGTTGCCGCTGCATCGAGGCCTGGTCCTTGCAGTCCTCAATCATCTGGACGCCAAACCGGATTCGGGCCACAGGGGTACGCAACTCGTGGGACACCGCATGAATCATTTCCCGCTGCACCTGAACCAGCCGTTGCATATGCTCGGCCATACCATTAAAGGACGCTGCGAGCCGGGAAATCAGGGTCCCCTCGCCCGCCTGAACTCTTGCACTCATGTCCCCGCGAGCTATACGAACCGCCACTGACTCAACGGTTCTAAGGTTGCTGTCCACTTCCCGGAGGGCCAGGAACAGGGCCAGGCCAAGCACTCCGCCGAGCACCAGCACCAGCATGAGAACAACGGGCCAGGCCCAGGGGTTGAAAGGCGGGGGCATATCAATCCGGTAAAGCTCCCCATCCGAGAGCCGGATAATCACTCTGCCATCGCCACCGGAGTCCGCCGGATAGAAGGCCAGCCCGCGCTCGGCCACCTGATCCAGCACATCCGGCCCCGGCAGCAGAGCACGGTCATTCAGTGGCCGGACATCCACATGCAAAGCCCGGGCTATTTGCGAGGCAACGTCCGGGCGGTTCGCCAGCGTGGTCGAATCCAGGTGCCAGCGGAAGATCAGGCCGATGGTTTCGGACACATCATGGTAGGGATGGGCAAGACGCAGTTGAAGTACCTGCCCGGAAAGATCGGTGGCCAGCACCCGGTACCCGATGTCACTGTCGATGCTGACAACCTGACCATAACCCAGCCTCTCCAGTGCCACCCGGGACAGGGCGAATTCCGATGCATCGGCAACCCTGAGATCGACCGTCTGCTTCAGCCAGTGATACTGATGTGCCGGTGCCGGTGCGGACGCCAGCCAACGCATCAGCGGCGCCGGGAACTGTTCATGCCAGTACTGCGAACGAACGGAATTGAGGCCGGCAAACAGGAAAACACAGAGCAGGACAACCAGCGCAGACAGGCCGGCAAGGGGGGCATAGAGCTTAAGGAAGAACTTCAGGGGCATTTTACCAACCCTGGCATGGAACACCGGAGTGCAGACTGCCCGCACCCCGGTTCCAGAGACTGAATCGTCAGGCTTCCTTTACGAACAGGTAACCTTTACTGCGAACGGTCTTGATACGTCGAGGGTGGATAGGATCATCCCCGATTTTGGGGCGAATCCGCGACACCCGCACATCTATTGAGCGGTCCTGGCCGTCGTACTCGATGCCGCGCAGTGCGGTAAAGATCTCTTCCCGGCTGAGCACCCGGCCTGCGTTACTGGCCAACAGCCAGAGCAAGTCAAATTCAGCGCTGGTCAGATCAATACTCTGTTCGTTCAGCCAGGCT from Marinobacter subterrani encodes the following:
- a CDS encoding ABC transporter ATP-binding protein; this translates as MSTTAPPPEDWLLEVNNLSCGYGGDSVVKDVSFALSHGDIGCLLGPSGCGKSTILRALAGFLPLTGGEIRLESQAISLPGRTLPPEKRRIGMVFQDYALFPHLTIADNVGFGLRNMAKAERRQKVMELLNVVHLQDLADNYPHELSGGQQQRVALARALAPEPTLILLDEPFSNLDADLRRRLSLDVREILKTLGISAILVTHDQQEAFAMCDQVAVLRDGRIQQWDVPYNLYHEPANRFVASFVGQGGFIPGKALGPDTIDSELGVIHGNRAYRWSPGTLLDVLIRPDDIVHDPDSDLQPKVVEKTFAGTSTLYRFRCSEDTEFEALFRSHLDFHLGEHVPVRVEADHLIAFERTA
- the glpK gene encoding glycerol kinase GlpK, producing MTRYLLAIDQGTTSSRAIVFDQMGTSVAADQQEFHQYFPKDGWVEHDAREIWDSSLAVCRSALGKAGIKASDLAGIGITNQRETTVIWDRATGEPIYHAIVWQDRRTASWCTKLKSDGHEDSVVERTGLLIDPYFSATKIAWILDNVDGARARAESGELAFGTVDSWLLWNLTDGKSHRTDATNASRTALFNIHTQDWDDELLALFRVPRALLPEVLDSAADYGTSESRWLGSPVIIAGIAGDQHAALVGQACFSPGMAKSTYGTGCFLMLNTGDQAVRSENRLLTTMAYRLNGKPCYAVEGSIFVAGAAMQWLRDGLKLIAHANESAAHAEAVGVENPVYLVPAFTGLGAPHWDPHARGAIMGLTRDTGIGEIVTAGLQSVCYQTKDLVRAIQNDGARLETLRVDGGMVVNDWLMQFLADILNVTVDRPKVTETTALGAAYLAGLQTGVFDSLEQISGLWACERRFRPGMRPALRESLYAGWLDAVERVCNN
- a CDS encoding ATP-binding protein; this translates as MPLKFFLKLYAPLAGLSALVVLLCVFLFAGLNSVRSQYWHEQFPAPLMRWLASAPAPAHQYHWLKQTVDLRVADASEFALSRVALERLGYGQVVSIDSDIGYRVLATDLSGQVLQLRLAHPYHDVSETIGLIFRWHLDSTTLANRPDVASQIARALHVDVRPLNDRALLPGPDVLDQVAERGLAFYPADSGGDGRVIIRLSDGELYRIDMPPPFNPWAWPVVLMLVLVLGGVLGLALFLALREVDSNLRTVESVAVRIARGDMSARVQAGEGTLISRLAASFNGMAEHMQRLVQVQREMIHAVSHELRTPVARIRFGVQMIEDCKDQASMQRQLDGIDGDIQELDELIDEILTYARLEQGGPVFSLQECSVTDIVRQVVAEQQLIRPQLSIEGKIEDASETWALSDVEPRYLHRAIQNLVGNAGRYAEGRVVVNCHFDEDNCRIDVEDDGPGIPEQDWEKVFTAFARLDDSRTRTSGGYGLGLSIVRRILYWHGGQAFVGRSDTLGGARFSLVWPRKKSLEAVV